A single Rhinolophus ferrumequinum isolate MPI-CBG mRhiFer1 chromosome 12, mRhiFer1_v1.p, whole genome shotgun sequence DNA region contains:
- the LOC117032407 gene encoding glutamine synthetase-like, with the protein MATSASSQLNKGIKQVYMSLPQGDKVQAMYIWIDGTGEGLRCKTWTLDSEPKCIDELPEWNFDGSSTFQSEGSNSDMYLVPAAMFRDPFRKDPNKLVFCEVFKYNRKPAETNFRHTCKRILDMVSNQHPWFGIEQEYTLMGTDGHPFGWPSNGFPGPQGPYYCGVGTDKAFGRDIVEAHYRACLYAGIKVAGTNAEVMPAQWEFQVGPCEGIDMGDHLWAARFILHRVCEDFGVIATFDPKPIPGNWNGAGSHTNFSTKAMREENGLKYIEESIERLSKRHQYHIRAYDPKGGLDNAHRLTGFHETSNINDFSAGVANRSASIRIPRTVGQEKKGYFEDRRPSANCDPFAVTEALIRTCLLNETGDEPFQYKN; encoded by the coding sequence ATGGCCACCTCGGCGAGTTCCCAATTGAACAAAGGCATCAAGCAGGTGTACATGTCCCTGCCTCAGGGTGATAAAGTCCAAGCTATGTATATATGGATTGACGGTACGGGAGAAGGTCTGCGCTGTAAGACCTGGACCCTGGACAGTGAGCCCAAGTGTATAGACGAATTGCCGGAGTGGAATTTTGATGGCTCTAGTACTTTTCAGTCTGAAGGCTCCAACAGTGACATGTATCTCGTCCCTGCTGCCATGTTTCGGGATCCTTTCCGCAAGGACCCCAACAAGCTGGTGTTCTGTGAAGTCTTCAAGTACAACCGAAAGCCTGCAGAGACCAACTTCAGGCATACCTGTAAACGCATACTGGATATGGTGAGCAATCAGCACCCCTGGTTTGGAATAGAGCAGGAATATACTCTCATGGGCACAGATGGGCACCCTTTTGGTTGGCCTTCCAACGGCTTCCCTGGGCCTCAAGGTCCATACTACTGTGGCGTGGGAACGGACAAAGCCTTCGGCAGGGATATCGTGGAGGCTCACTACCGGGCCTGCTTGTATGCCGGCATCAAGGTCGCGGGGACGAACGCCGAGGTCATGCCTGCCCAGTGGGAATTCCAGGTAGGACCCTGTGAAGGAATCGACATGGGAGATCATCTCTGGGCGGCCCGTTTCATCCTGCATCGAGTGTGTGAAGACTTTGGAGTGATAGCAACCTTTGATCCTAAGCCCATTCCTGGGAACTGGAATGGTGCTGGCAGCCACACCAACTTCAGCACCAAGGCCATGCGAGAGGAGAACGGTCTGAAGTACATTGAGGAGTCCATCGAGAGACTGAGCAAGAGGCACCAGTACCACATCCGAGCCTACGATCCCAAGGGGGGCCTGGACAATGCCCACCGCCTGACTGGATTCCACGAGACCTCCAATATCAACGACTTTTCTGCCGGCGTGGCCAACCGGAGCGCCAGCATCCGCATTCCCCGGACTGTCGGCCAGGAGAAGAAGGGTTACTTTGAAGACCGTCGCCCTTCTGCCAACTGTGACCCCTTTGCGGTGACAGAAGCCCTCATCCGCACATGTCTTCTCAACGAAACTGGCGACGAGCCCTTCCAGTACAAAAACTAA